GGCGCGCTTCGACATCGAGATAGTTCTCGCCGCCTTCAGGGCGGAACTCCCAGTAGTCGGCGCCGCGATAGCCGGGGGCGGTAGCCACGTGAGCCGGCAATTCGCTGTGCAGCAGGCCTTCGAGCGCGCCGAAGGAAATCTCCATCAGCCGCGGATCGATCTCGACTTCGGGCAACGGACCATCGAAGGCGGCGCGGATGCGCTGCATGGTTTCACGGGTGCGGCCGAGGGGAGAAACGTGCCATTCGAGCGCCATGGGATCGACCTCACGCGCCTCTAGGAGCCGGCGGAGCGTGCGGCCATTGCCGTCGGCCTGGCTGCGCCCCGTCTCGTTGAGCGGTACGTCCTTCTGTCCCTGGTAACGCTTCTCGGCGTTCCAGTCGGTCTGGCCGTGCCGGATGAAATACAGTTCCGGCCACTGAAGTGCAGTCATCGCAATGCCCTAACACCAACGAAAACCGCCCGCTCTATGCGGGCGATTTCATCCTATGTCCAGTGCTGTGGGCTGCAAGCCCCCGCGCTTATTGCGCGGCGGTCGGCTCGTCGTCGAGAACGCGCATGCCGATGATGTTGAAACCGGCGTCCACGTGCTGGATTTCGCCGGTCACGCCGCTGGCGAGGTCAGAGAGCAGATAGAGCGCAGAGCCGCCCACGTCCTCGATGGTGACATTGCGGCGCAGCGGGGCGTTGGCTTCCTGCCAGTGCAGCATGTCGCGCAGGCCCGAAATACCCGAGGCGGCTAGGGTCTTGATGGCGCCGGCCGAGATGGCGTTGACGCGGATGTTCTTGGAGCCGAGATCGGTGGCAAGGTACCGCACCGAGGCTTCCAGCGCGGCCTTGGCGACGCCCATCACATTGTAGTTAGGCACGTACTTCTCGGCGCCGTAATAGGTCAGCGTCAGGAGCGAACCGCCATCGGGCATCAGCTCTTCGGCGCGACGGGCAACGGCGGTGAACGAATAGACCGAGATGTCCATCGTCAGCTTGAAGTTGTCGCGCGAGGTGTCGATGTAGCGGCCCTCGAGTTCGTCCTTGTTGGAGAAGCCGATGGCGTGCACGACGAAGTCGAGCTTGCCCCAGCGCTGCTTGATCTCCGCGAAGGTGGCATCCATTGCCGCTTCGTCGCTCACGTCGCACTCGACCAGGAAATCGACGCCGATCTCGGCGGCCAGCGGCTCGACGCGCTTCTTGAGGGCTTCGCCCTGGTAGCTGAACGCGATTTCGGCGCCCTGGGAATGCAGCGCCTTGGCAATGCCCCAGGCGATCGAACGGTTGTTGGCGACGCCCATGATCAGGCCGCGCTTGCCGGCCATCAATCCTTCAGCCATCGGATTCCTCGCAGATGTTGTCTGGCCGCTTGTCGCACAGGGGATTGTGGCGGGCAAGTTCTAGCTTTCCGCCCGAAAGGCGAACGATTATGGTCCGGCTCATGTCCCTGAATGCCCCGCAGATCATCGAAGCGCTGGCCGGCCTTGTCGGCCCCGGCGCCGTCATTGGCGACCCTGCCCGCATGGGCGCCTTCCTCAACGAACCGCGCAAGCGATTCCACCAGAGCG
The sequence above is a segment of the Paradevosia shaoguanensis genome. Coding sequences within it:
- a CDS encoding histidine phosphatase family protein, whose protein sequence is MTALQWPELYFIRHGQTDWNAEKRYQGQKDVPLNETGRSQADGNGRTLRRLLEAREVDPMALEWHVSPLGRTRETMQRIRAAFDGPLPEVEIDPRLMEISFGALEGLLHSELPAHVATAPGYRGADYWEFRPEGGENYLDVEARLSDFAMKLGGPSVVVAHGGIARVLRVLVAHADVGDVINWTPRQDVIMHFTEGQLEIIGPHDV
- the fabI gene encoding enoyl-ACP reductase FabI — protein: MAEGLMAGKRGLIMGVANNRSIAWGIAKALHSQGAEIAFSYQGEALKKRVEPLAAEIGVDFLVECDVSDEAAMDATFAEIKQRWGKLDFVVHAIGFSNKDELEGRYIDTSRDNFKLTMDISVYSFTAVARRAEELMPDGGSLLTLTYYGAEKYVPNYNVMGVAKAALEASVRYLATDLGSKNIRVNAISAGAIKTLAASGISGLRDMLHWQEANAPLRRNVTIEDVGGSALYLLSDLASGVTGEIQHVDAGFNIIGMRVLDDEPTAAQ